The sequence below is a genomic window from Ornithobacterium rhinotracheale.
GAAATCCTTTGGAAAACGGAGATGCCGTAGTAGTTGTAAAGGATTTACCTGTAAAAGGTGTAGCCAAACCGATAAAAGCTGGGACTAAAGTAAAAAATATAAGACTTAATCCAGATAGCGACCACAATATCGATTGCAAAATCGACGGATTCGGTGCCATGGCATTGAAATCAGAATTCGTGAAAAAAGCTTAATTTTTAGGATTAAAGATTTTAACCTGAGTTCGATTAATATTTTAAGGGAAATAAGTTGTATAAAAAGAGAAATAGTTGTATTTTTAAGTTTTTAAAATTCAATTATTTAACAACTATTTCTCATGATTAATTACCACAAAATTACGGATATTTTTTGTATTGTTGATGACTTTTGTAATGATTTTGAAAAATTCACTCAACCTTTTCTTCTCGGAAAGCCTCCCAAAAAGAAACCCAAAATGAGTAACGCTGAAGTAATCACCATAATGATTCTTTTTCATCTAAGTGGCTTTAGAACTTTTAAGCATTTTTACATTTACTATGTTCAAAAGCATATGCAACAGGAATTTCCTCAAACGGTCTCTTATAACCGATTCACAGAACTTATGCAATCCAATATCATGGCTCTTACCATGTTTGCAAAAACCTGTGCTTTAGGAAGTTGTACAGGGATTTCTTTTGTGGATAGTACGCCAATAAGAGTATGTGGAAACAAAAGAATTAAACGCAACAAAGTATTCAAAGACCTAGCTACAACGGGGAAATCTACTATGGGTTGGTTTCATGGATTTAAACTCCATTTGGTCATTAATGATAAAGGCGAGATATTGAGTTTTTGCGTAACGCAGGCGAATGTAGACGATAGAGAACCACTGAAAAATGAAGGCTTTTTGAAGCAAATTTTTGGTAAACTGTTTGGGGACAAAGGTTACATCTCCGAAAAGTTGAATCAATTACTCTTTGTGGATGGTATTCAACTGATTACCAACATCCGAAACAACATGAAAAACTCTCTTATGACTATGTCTGACAAAATTTTGCTTAGAAAACGCTCCATCATAGAGACGGTGAATGACGAGCTAAAAAACATTTGCCAAATTGAGCACTCCAGACATCGTTCAATAGGAAATTTTATGACCAACTTAGTGGCAGGGATTATTGCCTATCACTTTCTTCCTAAAAAACCATCATTAAAATATGAAACTCTGAAAACTAATCAATTAGCTATGTTTTATTAATCGAACTCAGGTTTTTAGCTAAAAAAAGTTGAAATAAATAAAAAAGGAAGAATTTTTTAATTCTTCCTTTTTTTGTTGGTTTTGTTTTTAATTAGAAATTAAAAAGCGGACGATTGTGCATTAAATCGTGTACTTCTTTTGCCGTATTTTGCAAAGTTTTTTCGTCATCAGGATTTTGAATCACGCGATCGATCAATTCCGCTATGGTTTCCATGTCGTTTTCTACCAAACCACGAGTGGTGATTGCTGGAGTTCCCAAACGAATTCCTGATGTAATGAATGGCGATTGCGTGTCAAAAGGCACCATATTCTTGTTACAAGTAATGTGAGCTTGCACCAGTGCATTTTCCGCTTTTTTACCTGTGATGTCCTTGTTGCGCAAATCAATCAACATACAGTGATTTTCAGTTCCACCCGAAACGATTTGGTAATCTCTGTCCATAAGAGCTTTAGCCAAGGCTTGGCTGTTTTTGATGATTTGCTTTCCGTATTGTTCAAAATTTGGGGTAAGTGCTTCGCCAAAAGCAACTGCTTTTGCAGCAATACAATGCTCTAGTGGCCCTCCTTGCGTGCCTGGGAAAACAGCCATATTCAGTAATTCAGACATCATGCGAGTTTTGCCTTTCAAAGTCTTGCCAAACGGATTTTCAAAATCTTCTCCCATCATGATGATTCCTCCACGAGGTCCGCGAAGTGTTTTGTGCGTAGTTGAGGTTACGATATGGCAATGAGGCATTGGGTTGTTAAGCAAACCTTTAGCAATCAATCCTGCAGGGTGCGCAATATCTGCCATTAAAATTGCCCCCACTTCATCAGCCACTTCTCTGAATTTAGCATAATCAATATCGCGAGAGTAGGCAGAGGCACCGCAAATGATTAAATTTGGTTTTTCATGGCGAGCTGTTTCAGCCATTTGTTCGTAATCGATAAGCCCAGTTTCTTTGTTGAGTCCGTAAGAGCAAACTTCAAAACGGATTCCAGAGAAATTCACAGGCGAGCCATGTGTAAGGTGCCCACCATGTGCCAAGTCTAGCCCCATGATTTTATCTCCGTTATTCAAGCAAGCTAAATATACCGCAGCATTGGCTTGCGAACCAGAGTGTGGCTGAACATTGGCATACGCAGCACCAAAAAGCTCTTTAAGTCTATCGATGGCAAGCGTTTCGATTTTGTCTACCACCTCGCAGCCGCCATAGTAGCGTTTTCCAGGATAGCCTTCGGCGTATTTGTTGGTAAGCACAGAGCCGAGTGCCTTTAGCACTTCATCACTTACAAAGTTTTCTGAGGCAATAAGCTCAATACCATTGATTTGTCGTTGTTTTTCATCTTCGATGAGCGAGAAAATTGTGTCCATTCTTATTTTGTGAATTAAGTTTTAATCATTAACTCCGTAAATATATGAAAGCTTTTGAAATTTTAAATATCAGAATTAAAAATTTGAAGTTAAATGAGAAAAAGAAGTGCATAGAGGAATAGTCTTGATATTAAATCAATTATCAAAACATACCCAACCTACTAAGTCGTTATCTGCATCTATTACAATACTTTGAGAGTGGTCTAAAGCACAGTAGCTGTTCAAATCTAATATCTTGCAGACTTTAGACATGATCGTTTCAATTTCGCCCCATTCTTTTTCTCCAAAATTAATGTGGATTCCATGAAACCATTTTTTGTTTTTCTCTTCGAGATTTGCGTAAAAATGGAATTTTCCATCGTTTTCTTTTAGGAAGTTTAAGACTTCATCAAGCTTACTTTTGGATGTTGGCATTTCGATACAATAGCCCTCGCCAAATTCCGATAATAAATCATTAATAATTTGTAGTTTAAACTGCATAGTATTTTATTTTTTAAGGTTAGAAAATATGTTGAATTTAAGTTTTCAAATATTTAAAATTTGTATTTTATAGTTTTTTGAGCAGATTTTTGGTGAACCTTAAATGTACGGAATTTTATTTAGAAAAAGACAATTGTATTGCGATGAATTCTAAAAATGAACCACCCTAATTTTAGGGTGGTTTATTAATTTAATCATCATTCGAATCTTTCATCTCCAGTATCCTAGAGTTTTCTTTATAAAATATACTTAATCGTTTTATCCCAAAAGAGTTCATCAAGCCCCACAAAAGAGTTTCAATCCCATTTTCAAACTCCTCTTGTTTTAAAGGTCTTTTACTAGAATAGCCAAAGAAATTTAGCTTAAGATGTGAATCTTGCGGAAAAGTTCCGCCTGTTAAAAGAGTACAATCTTGAATTGCACAACTTAAGTCCATAGTAAGATCAAATTTTGTGTGTTTTAATTTTGAGTTTAAGACTACGGAAAAAGTTTTTTCATCATTATCTTTCTTAGAAAATACAGATTTATCAATATATACTTCAGCTGTAAAAGGCGTGAAACTATTTTTTTTCAAATTTTTCATATCAGGAAATATTTTTTCATCAGGATAATCATTGGGGTAGAGACAATAATCGTGTTCAATTCTAAACCTCTTATCCTTAGGCTGTTGCCCGAGTTGCTGACCAGTAAGCGCCCTGTAGGCACGCGTAGCTAGTTGAAATTGAACTTGATAGGCTATAATGCCTAAGTCTTCAAAATACACTCGAAAGTTGTAATAACCTTTAACAGCACCCATGAGAATCATTTTTAAAAGTTAGACATAAATTCCAGGCATGCGCAAAACCTTCGCATCCTTTAAATCGCGTAGAGTAGTAGTTTTTCTCTTTCATGTAAAATAAATTTAATTAAATTACACTCACGAAAAATCATAAATCTTTTGAAGATAAACATTGTATTTTGGCGAAAGCCCTCATACTGAACCACCGTGGATTTTTTTCTCTCGGTTGGTACAAATCTTTTTAGGATTTGATTCTTGATGAATGTATGTTGCAAATATAGTAAAATTTCCTTAAAAGTCAAGGGTTTAGACTGTTAAAGTCTAAGCTAAAACCTACCGCGTCATATCAATCAATTTTTTTACAAAATCATTGTTAGGATTTTCCCACACCTCATCAGATTTTCCAAATTGTTGAATTTTCCCGTGATCGAGTACCAAAATATGTGTACTCAATTTGAACGCCTCGTGTATATCGTGCGTAATAAAAACGATTGTGCATTGCGTTTTTTGATGAATTTCTTTTAAATCCTGCTGTAATTGATAGCGCGTAATGGAATCCACAGCACCAAACGGCTCATCCATAAGCAAAATATCTGGATTATTGGCATAAGCTCTCGCAATGCCCACGCGCTGCTGTTGTCCGCCCGAGAGTGCTTCGGGATAGCGATTTTTCACATCCAGTGGTAGCCCTACGAGTGCAAGCATGTTATCTACAATGGCATCAATCTGTTGTTTAGATTTTTTCTCCAGTTTAGGCACAAAACCTATATTCTCATACACCGTCATATGCGGGAAAAGCCCATTTCCTTGAATCGCATACCCGATGGTTCTACGGAGTTTAATCAAATCTTCATTTTCAATATTTTTTTGATGGACCAACACTTCTCCCGAGTCTGGTTTTATCAGTCCATTGATCATTTTCATAAGAGTCGTTTTGCCCGAACCAGAAGTCCCGACAATGCTTAGAAAATCACCTTTGTGAATCGTTAAATTAAAATTTTTAAGCACAGGACGCTTGCCAAATGATTTACAAATATTTCTAAATTCAATTATTTTTTCCATAGGTTTTCAAAAAAGTATTTTGCGGCATTTTTGGGGCTTATATGGCTCGTTTCTACCATTTTATTCAATTCAGCCATGTTTTTCTCATCAATACTATGATTGAATTGATTTAACAAGTTTTTCAGCTCAGGATATTTTTCAAGCGTTTCGTTTCGCACCACAATGCCTGCCATGTATTTGGGGTAAAATGACTTATCATCTGTCAGCGTAACAATTTGTGGATTAGAGATTTGCCCATCGGTCGTGAAAACCGTCATTACATCGATTTTTCCACTAAACATCGCTTTGTATTTTAAGCCATTGTCCATATCAATTGCTTTTTTAAACTTGAAATTATAAGCATCGCTCAGCGCTTTAAAACCATCTTCGCGTTCAAAAAAATCATATTCCGCCCCAAAAATCATATTTTGGGCATTTTGGGATAAATCACTAAAAGTTTTAAGCCCCAATCAGTCAGCGATTTCTTTGCGCACGCCCAAGCTATAAGTATTATTAAACCCAAACATTCCAAGCCAAGAAAAATTATAATTTTGGGTATATTTTTCTTTCAATTGTTCAAAATCTTGGTCGGTGTACGGCGCTTTTTCTTTCAATACAATTTGCCAAGCGGTGCCCGTGTATTCAGGATACATATCAAATTCGCCATTGAGTAGGGCAGGGTGGATGTTGGATGTTCCGCCTCCCACGCCGTGTGTGATTTCGGCCTTTAAGTCTGAATGCTCTTCGATGTATTTTTTCATGATTTCGGCCAAAATATAGCTTTCCGTGGTTGGTTTAGATGCGATGCGAATGATATTTTTTTGATTAAATGAATGAACCCAACTAAAGCCTAAACCTAAAATAATTAAACTCAAAAACACCCAAATTATCGATTTTGAACGATTTTTTTGTTGGGAAGAATTTCGAGATTCAATTCTTTTTTGGATTAAGCCTAAAACAAAATCTATGATTAAAGCCAAAAGCGCAATCATAGCACTTCCTGCAAAAATCAGCGTTTCGTTGTTGGTCGTGATGCCGCGATAAATCGCCACGCCGAGCCCGCCCGCCCCCACAAAAGATGCAATCCCTGCCAAGGCAATCGTCATAATTACCATATCTCGAATGGCCGAAAAAATGACGGGAAAAGCCAATGGTAATTTAATTTGCCAAAGCGTTTGGATTTTTTTATTACCCATCGCTTCGCTCGCTTCGATGATGTTTTTATCGATGCTGGTGATGCCCATATAGGTACTTCGCACGATAGGGAGCAGCCCATATACGCTCAGCGCAATGATGGCCGTAACATTGCCAATTCCTGTGACCGAAATCAAAAAACCTAAAAGTGCAATCGACGGAATAGTGTAGACGATGTTTACAATCGAGATGACAAACCCTGAAAATTGCCTTTTTTCTGAAATCAGAATGCCAATTGAGAGTCCTAAAATCAATGAAATAAGCGCAGAAATGAGTGTGATTTGTAAATGTTCTATAAGTAAATTTTGGAAGAAATCGAAATGGTCAAAAACCTCAAAAAACGCTTTTTTCAACATGACTAAATGGTTTGACAATTAATATGTGTTGCAATGTAAGGAAAGCTACATCAAAATAAAAATTCGTGTAAATTTTATTTTTAGCTTAAGTGAGAATTATTTTTTCGTAAATTTGTCTTGTCGGAGTTTGTAAAGTCCTTCAAGATGGATGCTTGCATGACAAAAGAAAGTGCTTCATACCTATACCCCCGCTGGTCTTACATGGGCGGATTTTACATTCTCTTTTCTTTGTTTTTTTCTAAAAAAAAACTCTGATTTCAGATTTTATAATAAAACCTAAATCTAACTATGAACAAAGAAAAGATTTTTCACATCGGCCTGATTGTACTTGCCATTTTTTTGATTGGTTTAATTATAAAATTTGCATTTTTCAATAGTCCTAAACTAACAAATACACAAAAAAACAGAATTGATTATTACGCCACGCAGGCTTTAGATTATTGTAAGAAAAATGATTTAAATACGAATTATTGTATTTTGGTGGATTTTAGCCGACATTCGGGGAAAAATAGAATGTTTGTGTATGATTTCAATAAGAAAGATGTAATTTACAAAGGAATTGCTGTGCACGGAAAGGGCGGAAATAGCAAAGCTAACTATGTTAAATTTAGCAATGTGCCTGGCAGCAATTGTTCGTCCGAAGGAAAATATAGAATCGGTGCGCGTAGCTACAGCAATTGGGGTACGCATGTGCATTACAAGCTACACGGTCTTGAATCTACCAACAGCAATGCTTTTAAAAGATATATCGTTTTGCACTCATACATCGGTGTGCCGTCTACCGAGATTTATCCTATTCCAGCGCCTAAAGTGAGCGAAGGCTGTCCCGTGATTTGCAATGAATTGATGCAAAATATAGACGACCTTTTAAAAAGCATCAAAAACCAAAAACCTGTAATGCTTTGGATTTTTAAATAAATTATTCGCTTTTTACTTGGATTGATTTGTCAAAGAGATTTACACCGCCTTTTACTCCAAAATCTAGCGTAGTAACATTGTATGCAATTGAAATATTTTCTTGCTCAAATCGTTTTTTTACACGCATAATAATATCGCTCATGGCTCGGCGATAATTGTCATTGGTGTCAAATTTTATCCAAAACCTTAATTGAAAATTATAACTAGAATTTCCAATTTCGGTAAAATACATATCAATCGGCTGGTCGAGTAGGGCGTCTTGCGTTTTGTGCACTTCTTCAAGAGCGCATTTTCTTACAAGTTCCAAATCATCGCCGTACGAAACGCCTGTTTCCAAAATCACGCGACGCATTCCGTAGGCGGAATAATTGGTGAAATTATTATTATACACCACCTAATTGGGCACAAAAACTTCTTGACCAGGCACCGTTTTAATGCTCGTTGTAATCCAGCCCACTTGCGTTACGCGCCCGTATGTCCCGTTGATGTTTACCCAATCGTCTTTTTTAAACGGACTTTGTGCTTTCAGTAATAATCCTGCAAACAGATTGGAAGCCACATCTTTGAATGCAAAACCTGCAATAATCCCCACGATACCTGCACCAGCTAAGATTTTGGTTAAAAACCTGAATTCGATTAATAAAACATAGCTAATTGGTTAGTTTTCAGAGTTTCATATTTTAATGATGGTTTTTTAGGAAGAAAGTGATAGGCAATAATCCCTGCCACTAAGTTGGTCATAAAATTTCCTATTGAACGATGTCTGGAGTGCTCAATTTGGCAAATGTTTTTTAGCTCGTCATTCACCGTCTCTATGATGGAGCGCTTTCTAAGCAAAATCTTGTCAGACATAGTCATAAGAGAGTTTTTCATGTTGTTTCGGATGTTGGTAATCAGTTGAATACCATCCACAAAGAGTAATTGATTCAACTTTTCAGAGATGTAACCTTTATCCCCAAATAGTTTACCGAAAATTTGCTTCAAAAAGCCTTCATTTTTCAGTGGTTCTCTATCGTCTACATTCGCCTGCGTTACGCAAAAACTCAATATCTCGCCTTTATCATTAATGACCAAATGGAGTTTAAATCCATGAAACCAACCCATAGTAGATTTCCCCGTTGTAGCTAGGTCTTTGAATACTTTGTTGCGTTTAATTCTTTTGTTTCCACATACTCTTATTGGCGTACTATCCACAAAAGAAATCCCTGTACAACTTCCTAAAGCACAGGTTTTTGCAAACATGGTAAGAGCCATGATATTGGATTGCATAAGTTCTGTGAATCGGTTATAAGAGACCGTTTGAGGAAATTCCTGTTGCATATGCTTTTGAACATAGTAAATGTAAAAATGCTTAAAAGTTCTAAAGCCACTTAGATGAAAAAGAATCATTATGGTGATTACTTCAGCGTTACTCATTTTGGGTTTCTTTTTGGGAGGCTTTCCGAGAAGAAAAGGTTGAGTGAATTTTTCAAAATCATTACAAAAGTCATCAACAATACAAAAAATATCCGTAATTTTGTGGTAATTAATCATGAGAAATAGTTGTTAAATAATTGAATTTTAAAAACTTAAAAATACAACTATTTCTCTTTTTATACAACTTATTTCCCTTAAAATATTAATCGAACTCAGGTTAAAAATTTCTCTAAACCTAAGATTTGTAGTGCTAAAATTACGCCAGAAATTAAGAAAAAGAAATAGATTAATGATGAAATCAAATAGGCAATTTCGGCATGCTTTTTAAAGGTTTTGTGATAAAAATTTTGGCTAATGTGCTTGGATCCTCTGGCGATGAGGTAGAAAAGTACAAAAACTACCAATGCCAAAAATGCTTTGGGCAAAAAGTTAAAAAAAGAATTCTCCCAAGAGTCTAAAATTCCATGTAAATATTCAAAATTAACCCGTAGTGCATTATCGAATGAGGTTAATTTTTAAATTGTTAATGTTACTATGAAAGACAAATTTATTGAGATATTGAATAGTAGTCAAGGAGGTAATTTTTGCCAATATTCTTGTTTTGAATCCTTCAAAAGATTTGGCATAATTACGCCGTATCATAAATTGGTCACACAACTGCGAGAATAAAGTTTCTATACGTTTTCTACACTTTCTGAATGGATAGAACTGAGGTTTGTAATCTTTTTGATTTTTTCTTTTAGGGGTTTCTAACTGGATTTTTACCTCATTGAACAAGTCAAGCTGAACCGTTTGAGAAAGATAGCCCCTGTCTCCAAGTAACACGCAATCAGAAATTTGAAGTTTTATGCCTTTCAAATAATGAATGTCGTGAACGGAGGCGGGAGATAAGTCAAAACTTTGGAACACACCAGCAATAGAACAGATCGCATGTAGCTTGTAACCATAAAAGTGTAGATTTTGAGAAGCACAAAAACCTTTATTTGGCATTGAAAAGCTATTTTCTTTACAGATTTTGCTTCTGGAAGAGCGGGATAATTTACACACTTCTAAAGGCATGCTGTCCACCAAGAAATAGTTTTCAAAATCATTGAACTTTTTCACCATTTTGCACCTAATTTCTTCAAGAAAAGGGAAGAGTTTTCGTTTTCTTCTGTTGTAAACACTCCTTTCAATTTTAGATTCAATAGCCCAACCTTTTATCTCTCTAAAAAGCTGGTACTCAGAGTCGATAGATTTAAATTCTGCTAAAATAATTAAGCTTATCAACTCTATATCAGATAATTTTGGTTTCACTGGTTTAAAATAGAAATTTTCAGTTCCTGAAATTTCTATTAGTTTATTCAAAATAAAATTGTAACTTGCCTCTAGGTTGCTCATAATTGTATTTGATTGGTAACCAATGCAATTTACTTTTCTTTAGGCTCATGGGCAACCTTTTTTATAATGCACTACGGGTAAAATTAGATTTCATATAATTAATTTATTTTAAGCTAGTTGATTTTTAAGTTCATTGATTTCGTCTCGCAACTTGGCGGCTTGTAAGAAGTCTAAATCCTTGGCGGCTTTTTCCATGGCTTTTGTTTTTTCTTCGATGAGTTTTTCGATATCTATTTCGCCATAAGATGCTTGTTGTTCTGCCACTTGTCTTAAGCTGGCTTCTTTGCGTACATATGGATTTTTCTCAAATTCTGCTTCCTGCTGAATGCGTGTGATTTTTTTATGCAGCGGCTGTGGTGTTTTGTTATGGTCTTTGTTGTATTTAATTTGAATTTCTCTGCGTCGAGCGGTTTCATCCATGGTTTGTTGCATACTACCCGTAATTTTGTCGGCATACATAATCACTTTTCCATTCACATTTCGAGCGGCACGCCCTGCTGTTTGCGTGAGCGAACGGTGATTTCTTAAAAACCCTTCTTTATCGGCGTCTAAAATTGCAACGAGCGAAACTTCTGGCAAATCGAGGCCTTCTCTTAAAAGGTTTACCCCAACGAGTACATCAAAAAGTCCCTCGCGCAAATCTTGCATGATTTTCACACGATCGAGCGTATCTACATCTGAGTGAATGTATTGCGTTCTCACTCCGTAGCGCGTCAAGAACTTTGTAAGTTCTTCCGCCATGCGTTTGGTAAGTGTAGTCACGATCGTGCGTTCATCGATTTCGGCGCGTTTTTGGATTTCTTCCATCAAATCATCCATTTGATTTTGAGAAGGTCGCACTTCAATTATGGGGTCTAGCAACCCAGTTGGACGAATGATTTGCTCTACAATCACACCATCAGATTTTTCTAATTCGTAATTTGCAGGCGTTGCAGAAACATAAATCACTTGGTTTTGGATTGCTTCAAATTCTTCAAACTTGAGCGGGCGGTTGTCCATCGCAGCGGGCAGTCTAAATCCGTATTCTACCAAATTTTCTTTTCTACTTCGGTCGCCCCCGTACATGGCATGCACTTGTGGCACCGTAACATGCGACTCATCAATCACCATAAGATAATCCTCTGGAAAATAATCGAGCAGGCAGAATGGGCGTGTGCCTGGCAATCTCCCATCTAGGTAGCGAGAATAGTTTTCAATCCCAGAACAGTAGCCTAGCTCTTTCATCATTTCGATGTCAAATTCGGTGCGTTCTTTAAGGCGTTTTGCCTCAAGCATTTTGCCCATGTTTTGAAAATATTCAACTTGTTTTCCTAAGTCTATCTGAATGTTTTTTATTGCATTGTTTAAGGTCTCGGGCGAAGTCACAAAAATATTGGCTGGATAAATATTAATTTTATCAAATCCCGAAATTCTTTTCCCTGTTTCTACATTAAAGGATTCAATCTCTTCGATTGTGTCGCCATAAAAATGAAAACGGATTCCGTCATCGGCATAGGCGGGGAAAATCTCCACCGTATCGCCCTGCACACGAAAGTTTCCACGACCAAAATCTACCATAGAGCGGGAGTAGAGAGCATTTACTAATTGATGCAAAAAGTGTGTTCTAGAAACTTCTAGTCCCACTTCGGCTTTAATCACATTTTTGTGAAATTCTGTTGGGTTTCCGATACCATATAAGCACGAAACCGAGGCAACGACCAAAATATCTCTTCGTCCCGAAAGTAGGGAAGAAGTCGCACTAAGCCTCAGTTTTTCAATCTCGTCGTTGATGCTTAAATCTTTTTCTATATACACGCCAGAATGCGGAATGTAAG
It includes:
- a CDS encoding mechanosensitive ion channel domain-containing protein; the encoded protein is MYNNNFTNYSAYGMRRVILETGVSYGDDLELVRKCALEEVHKTQDALLDQPIDMYFTEIGNSSYNFQLRFWIKFDTNDNYRRAMSDIIMRVKKRFEQENISIAYNVTTLDFGVKGGVNLFDKSIQVKSE
- a CDS encoding IS982 family transposase, translating into MSNLEASYNFILNKLIEISGTENFYFKPVKPKLSDIELISLIILAEFKSIDSEYQLFREIKGWAIESKIERSVYNRRKRKLFPFLEEIRCKMVKKFNDFENYFLVDSMPLEVCKLSRSSRSKICKENSFSMPNKGFCASQNLHFYGYKLHAICSIAGVFQSFDLSPASVHDIHYLKGIKLQISDCVLLGDRGYLSQTVQLDLFNEVKIQLETPKRKNQKDYKPQFYPFRKCRKRIETLFSQLCDQFMIRRNYAKSFEGFKTRILAKITSLTTIQYLNKFVFHSNINNLKINLIR
- a CDS encoding mechanosensitive ion channel domain-containing protein, whose product is MGIIAGFAFKDVASNLFAGLLLKAQSPFKKDDWVNINGTYGRVTQVGWITTSIKTVPGQEVFVPN
- a CDS encoding ABC transporter ATP-binding protein translates to MEKIIEFRNICKSFGKRPVLKNFNLTIHKGDFLSIVGTSGSGKTTLMKMINGLIKPDSGEVLVHQKNIENEDLIKLRRTIGYAIQGNGLFPHMTVYENIGFVPKLEKKSKQQIDAIVDNMLALVGLPLDVKNRYPEALSGGQQQRVGIARAYANNPDILLMDEPFGAVDSITRYQLQQDLKEIHQKTQCTIVFITHDIHEAFKLSTHILVLDHGKIQQFGKSDEVWENPNNDFVKKLIDMTR
- a CDS encoding zinc ribbon domain-containing protein YjdM translates to MSEAVICPKCDSEYTYENGDLMACTQCFYEWNPEEEAKKNQILDANGNPLENGDAVVVVKDLPVKGVAKPIKAGTKVKNIRLNPDSDHNIDCKIDGFGAMALKSEFVKKA
- the uvrB gene encoding excinuclease ABC subunit UvrB is translated as MDFKIVSNYSPMGDQPKAIKQLSQGILNNDKYQTLLGVTGSGKTFTIANVVQEVQRPTLVLAHNKTLAAQLYMEFQEFFPNNAVEYFVSYYDYYQPEAYIPHSGVYIEKDLSINDEIEKLRLSATSSLLSGRRDILVVASVSCLYGIGNPTEFHKNVIKAEVGLEVSRTHFLHQLVNALYSRSMVDFGRGNFRVQGDTVEIFPAYADDGIRFHFYGDTIEEIESFNVETGKRISGFDKINIYPANIFVTSPETLNNAIKNIQIDLGKQVEYFQNMGKMLEAKRLKERTEFDIEMMKELGYCSGIENYSRYLDGRLPGTRPFCLLDYFPEDYLMVIDESHVTVPQVHAMYGGDRSRKENLVEYGFRLPAAMDNRPLKFEEFEAIQNQVIYVSATPANYELEKSDGVIVEQIIRPTGLLDPIIEVRPSQNQMDDLMEEIQKRAEIDERTIVTTLTKRMAEELTKFLTRYGVRTQYIHSDVDTLDRVKIMQDLREGLFDVLVGVNLLREGLDLPEVSLVAILDADKEGFLRNHRSLTQTAGRAARNVNGKVIMYADKITGSMQQTMDETARRREIQIKYNKDHNKTPQPLHKKITRIQQEAEFEKNPYVRKEASLRQVAEQQASYGEIDIEKLIEEKTKAMEKAAKDLDFLQAAKLRDEINELKNQLA
- the glyA gene encoding serine hydroxymethyltransferase gives rise to the protein MDTIFSLIEDEKQRQINGIELIASENFVSDEVLKALGSVLTNKYAEGYPGKRYYGGCEVVDKIETLAIDRLKELFGAAYANVQPHSGSQANAAVYLACLNNGDKIMGLDLAHGGHLTHGSPVNFSGIRFEVCSYGLNKETGLIDYEQMAETARHEKPNLIICGASAYSRDIDYAKFREVADEVGAILMADIAHPAGLIAKGLLNNPMPHCHIVTSTTHKTLRGPRGGIIMMGEDFENPFGKTLKGKTRMMSELLNMAVFPGTQGGPLEHCIAAKAVAFGEALTPNFEQYGKQIIKNSQALAKALMDRDYQIVSGGTENHCMLIDLRNKDITGKKAENALVQAHITCNKNMVPFDTQSPFITSGIRLGTPAITTRGLVENDMETIAELIDRVIQNPDDEKTLQNTAKEVHDLMHNRPLFNF
- a CDS encoding IS982 family transposase, whose protein sequence is MINYHKITDIFCIVDDFCNDFEKFTQPFLLGKPPKKKPKMSNAEVITIMILFHLSGFRTFKHFYIYYVQKHMQQEFPQTVSYNRFTELMQSNIMALTMFAKTCALGSCTGISFVDSTPIRVCGNKRIKRNKVFKDLATTGKSTMGWFHGFKLHLVINDKGEILSFCVTQANVDDREPLKNEGFLKQIFGKLFGDKGYISEKLNQLLFVDGIQLITNIRNNMKNSLMTMSDKILLRKRSIIETVNDELKNICQIEHSRHRSIGNFMTNLVAGIIAYHFLPKKPSLKYETLKTNQLAMFY
- a CDS encoding murein L,D-transpeptidase catalytic domain-containing protein, which translates into the protein MNKEKIFHIGLIVLAIFLIGLIIKFAFFNSPKLTNTQKNRIDYYATQALDYCKKNDLNTNYCILVDFSRHSGKNRMFVYDFNKKDVIYKGIAVHGKGGNSKANYVKFSNVPGSNCSSEGKYRIGARSYSNWGTHVHYKLHGLESTNSNAFKRYIVLHSYIGVPSTEIYPIPAPKVSEGCPVICNELMQNIDDLLKSIKNQKPVMLWIFK
- a CDS encoding IS982 family transposase, whose protein sequence is MINYHKITDIFCIVDDFCNDFEKFTQPFLLGKPPKKKPKMSNAEVITIMILFHLSGFRTFKHFYIYYVQKHMQQEFPQTVSYNRFTELMQSNIMALTMFAKTCALGSCTGISFVDSTPIRVCGNKRIKRNKVFKDLATTGKSTMGWFHGFKLHLVINDKGEILSFCVTQANVDDREPLKNEGFLKQIFGKLFGDKGYISEKLNQLLFVDGIQLITNIRNNMKNSLMTMSDKILLRKRSIIETVNDELKNICQIEHSRHRSIGNFMTNLVAGIIAYHFLPKKPSLKYETLKTNQLAMFY